The DNA sequence GACGTCGGATGCCGGGAAACGCGGCGGCCAGGCTTCGCCCCTGCGAATGGCGTGTCCCCACGGCGCTCCGCCCTTCTTCCATGCACCAGGTCTTCCAGGCCGCGAAAAGTTCGTTTACGGAAACCCGTTGGCCTTCCTCCACAATGCAGCAGGCTCGGGCAAATGCCTGTACTGGCGAAGCGAGCTCCGTCATATCCAGCACTGCGTCGGCGACGGACTGTGGCATGATAAACCGCTGACGCGATCTCAATCGATCCAAGCCTTCCAGCGCCCAGTTCAGGATTCCTGGCAACTCGACCAGAAGCTTATCGAGTAGCTGAGGGTCTTCTTTCCCAAAAAAGCTGTTCGTCAGCCGGATTACGACGAAGCGCCCGGCCAGCGCACCGCTCGCGTCGGATAGCCGAGGCAGCTCATTCGTGAGGAACATGAACTTTAGCGGGAGCCGCAGAGTCACGCTAGGAATGTGTTTCCGGTCGATGGTTATCAAGTCTTGTCCGCTGATGCAGAGCAGCCGCTCGACGACCGTGTTCATGTCATCCCCGCTGAATCGGGCGTCGCTTACGATCGCCAGGCTCTTGCCCAACAGCGGCTGCAGTCCAAACGGTCCGGCCAGACTCGATGTAGTTGGGCCGCAGACGTTGTCTACGCCGACGAGATGCATCAGGACTTGCGCCAACGTGCCTTTACCGGCCCGTCCCGGGCCGACGATCAGCAGCATTTTCTGCAGCGAAGTGTCGCCGAGCAGGCAATAACCGAACCACTCCTGCAACAGCGTGACCGACTCGACGTCGCGTCCAAATAGCTGAAAGAGAAAATCGAACCATGCCTCAGGTGGTCCGGCGTCGAAGTCGGGGTCGAAGTCCAAGGCGGTGTGGGTAAAGAAGTTCGGCGTAGAGTCCATGAGCTGTCGCGTGGGCACGTGAAGGAGGGCGGAATGGCAGGGAACGATCTCGAGTGGCGGCGGGTTCGCTGGAGATCGATTCAACCAGCTTGGCGACGCCACGTTGGCGGGCAAATGAACATACGATCGCACCGTCTCCAGCGCCGCCTTAACGGTTGCTGGGTTCGCCTTGAAGTCCACGAGCTCCGCCTGCTTGGTTCGAGGATTCACGGCGTATCGCTTAGCGTCGTGCATCCAGCGATGCAATTGCCGCTTGATGGCTTCTTCCTCGATGGGCGCATAGCGGTTGCCGGTCCATTCCATCAGCAGGCCGCCGTGATTGCAGAGTGTGTTTCGGTCGGGATGCTCGTGAAATTCTCGGACGAAGGCTTCGCCTGTCGGCCAGGTGCGTTTCGCCGAGAGCACGAGCCGGCAAGAATCGACATCGCGTGTGCCGAGTGAACACAGGCCCTCCGGGTCCAGTTTCGCCCGCAACGCATCGCCGCGTAGGCAACGACGTTCGGCATCGCGAATGCGCTGCAGGATCTCTGCCCGCGTCCAGTCCTTAGGGAATGGACGCTGATGGGCGTAGGCCGCGATCGTGGTGAGACCTGCTTCGTCATCCAAATCGTGCTCCACGATGCGACAGGCGGCGGCAAACAGCCGGCCCGAGCCATCCCGTTGATCGGGGAGCTGCATTCGCAGCATCGCCGTGAGGCAGCGTCGCTCGCGTTCGTTGACTGCCAATACCAGGGGCGGTCGTTCAGCTGGTGATGCCTGCTCCTTCCCAGAGGAATCTTTGGGCGTGCTTCGCCGTTCTCCCAACTCCACCTTCACGTGGTCCGCGAGGTCCTTCACCGCGGCCAATA is a window from the Planctomycetia bacterium genome containing:
- a CDS encoding phage/plasmid primase, P4 family, whose product is MSALETAIRYVRRGWRVVPIPTRSKNPGFASWQQLRLAERELPNHFNGAPQNIGVLLGEPSGWLIDVDLDHPLAVALADQLLPPTPAQFGRPSKPRSHRLYRVKSPVSTTKHKSKSAGMIVEVRSTGSQTVFPGSEHESREMIEWEDEDADPAEIDPDALLAAVKDLADHVKVELGERRSTPKDSSGKEQASPAERPPLVLAVNERERRCLTAMLRMQLPDQRDGSGRLFAAACRIVEHDLDDEAGLTTIAAYAHQRPFPKDWTRAEILQRIRDAERRCLRGDALRAKLDPEGLCSLGTRDVDSCRLVLSAKRTWPTGEAFVREFHEHPDRNTLCNHGGLLMEWTGNRYAPIEEEAIKRQLHRWMHDAKRYAVNPRTKQAELVDFKANPATVKAALETVRSYVHLPANVASPSWLNRSPANPPPLEIVPCHSALLHVPTRQLMDSTPNFFTHTALDFDPDFDAGPPEAWFDFLFQLFGRDVESVTLLQEWFGYCLLGDTSLQKMLLIVGPGRAGKGTLAQVLMHLVGVDNVCGPTTSSLAGPFGLQPLLGKSLAIVSDARFSGDDMNTVVERLLCISGQDLITIDRKHIPSVTLRLPLKFMFLTNELPRLSDASGALAGRFVVIRLTNSFFGKEDPQLLDKLLVELPGILNWALEGLDRLRSRQRFIMPQSVADAVLDMTELASPVQAFARACCIVEEGQRVSVNELFAAWKTWCMEEGRSAVGTRHSQGRSLAAAFPGIRRRRGTDDAAFYDGIGVKP